From a region of the Paraburkholderia hospita genome:
- a CDS encoding MraY family glycosyltransferase has product MLSFALGFLVSLLITLVIVRYAHLHETFADTDLAGVQKFHARPVPRIGGTGILVGLVVSAIQLYGAYPAVSAGILGIVACGLPAFASGLVEDLTKKVSPLARLICTMVAAALAYFVLGIAVTRISVPPLDFLLSYAAISCAVTVLAVAALANAINIIDGFNGLASMVAFMMFASLAYVAFQVHDPIVLSASLIMMGAVMGFFIWNFPAGLIFLGDGGAYFIGFMLGELSIMLVMRNRDVSAWYPVLLFMYPIFETCFSIYRKKFIRGISPGIPDGVHLHMLVYKRLMRWAVGARTARELTRRNSLTSPYLWLLCLIAVVPATLFWRHTLHLFCFVIVFAATYVWLYVSIVRFKVPRWLVVRRHR; this is encoded by the coding sequence ATGCTCAGTTTCGCGCTCGGTTTCCTGGTTTCACTACTGATCACGCTCGTGATCGTGCGATATGCGCATCTGCATGAAACGTTTGCGGACACCGATCTGGCCGGCGTGCAGAAATTCCACGCGCGGCCGGTGCCGCGCATCGGCGGAACGGGGATTCTGGTCGGGCTGGTCGTTTCGGCGATCCAGCTGTATGGCGCGTATCCGGCCGTTTCGGCGGGCATTCTCGGCATTGTCGCCTGCGGTCTTCCGGCTTTCGCTTCGGGACTGGTCGAAGACCTGACGAAGAAGGTATCGCCCCTCGCCCGGCTGATCTGCACGATGGTCGCCGCAGCGCTCGCTTACTTCGTGCTGGGAATCGCCGTCACACGCATTAGCGTGCCGCCGCTCGATTTTCTGCTCTCCTACGCGGCCATTTCCTGCGCGGTGACCGTGCTGGCCGTCGCGGCGCTCGCCAATGCAATCAATATCATCGACGGCTTCAACGGGCTCGCGTCGATGGTCGCCTTCATGATGTTCGCGTCGCTCGCGTATGTCGCATTCCAGGTGCACGACCCCATTGTGCTGTCGGCATCGCTGATCATGATGGGCGCGGTGATGGGCTTCTTCATCTGGAACTTCCCGGCGGGTCTGATCTTTCTCGGCGACGGCGGCGCCTACTTTATCGGCTTCATGCTCGGCGAACTGTCGATCATGCTCGTGATGCGCAACCGCGACGTGTCGGCGTGGTACCCCGTACTGCTGTTCATGTACCCAATCTTCGAGACCTGCTTCTCGATCTACCGGAAGAAGTTCATCCGCGGCATCTCGCCCGGGATTCCCGACGGCGTTCATCTGCACATGCTCGTCTACAAGCGGCTGATGCGCTGGGCGGTTGGTGCACGCACGGCGCGAGAGCTGACGCGACGCAATTCGCTGACCTCGCCGTATCTGTGGCTGCTCTGCCTGATCGCCGTGGTTCCCGCGACGCTGTTCTGGCGGCATACGCTGCATCTGTTCTGCTTCGTGATTGTGTTTGCAGCGACGTATGTTTGGCTCTACGTGAGCATCGTGCGATTCAAGGTGCCGCGCTGGCTGGTGGTCCGCAGGCACCGGTGA
- a CDS encoding methyl-accepting chemotaxis protein has protein sequence MLKNITIRQGLTLVIGIFAAFLLIVIGVGWGALKFTNDGLQNVQQSSAAMNALTSSSEKLLQVRLSLGSYETLFSVGKDTDGLLAAAHKLLESSNEDFRVYMAGPFGSEEEGKLAQTVAQARAALVNQAIEPEHKALVDNDFNTFRTIQGETADRFYGVYAKAIDALKHAQADNRQREAGQLSQRFNISTGLFIAIGVAAVVVGALARAGLSSAVVKPVNQTIRHFRSMAEGDLTTSVKVRSRNEMGQLLQALSQMRDGLVDTVSKVRGSTHSITLGANEIAAGNADLSSRTEQQAAALQETAASMEELSATVKQNTDNAKLASRLAQGALDTVVRGSDVVTRVTKTMDGITESSRKVAEIIGIIEGIAFQTNILALNAAVEAARAGEQGRGFAVVASEVRALAQRSGAAAKEIRELIGDSTAQVAQGATLVADARKTMEEAMNSVQRVTGIMTEIEGAAHEQSDGIEQINKAIGQIDEVTQQNAALVEQAAAAAKTLEAQAVVLREAVAVFRLEDTRVAVDAG, from the coding sequence ATGCTCAAGAACATCACCATCCGGCAAGGACTGACGCTCGTCATCGGCATCTTCGCGGCCTTTCTCCTGATCGTGATCGGCGTCGGTTGGGGCGCGCTGAAATTCACCAACGATGGCCTGCAGAACGTGCAGCAGTCGTCGGCGGCGATGAACGCGTTGACGTCGAGCTCGGAAAAGCTCCTGCAGGTGCGTCTGTCGCTCGGCAGCTACGAGACGCTCTTCAGCGTCGGCAAGGACACGGATGGACTGCTCGCCGCCGCGCACAAGCTGCTGGAGTCGTCGAACGAGGATTTTCGCGTCTACATGGCCGGACCGTTCGGTAGCGAAGAAGAGGGCAAGCTTGCGCAAACCGTTGCGCAGGCGCGCGCCGCGCTCGTCAATCAGGCAATTGAGCCAGAGCACAAGGCGCTCGTCGACAACGACTTCAACACATTCCGCACGATCCAGGGCGAGACGGCGGACCGCTTTTACGGCGTCTACGCGAAGGCGATCGACGCGCTCAAGCACGCGCAGGCCGACAACCGGCAGCGCGAAGCCGGCCAGTTGAGCCAGCGCTTCAACATCTCGACGGGTCTGTTCATTGCGATCGGCGTGGCCGCCGTCGTGGTAGGCGCGCTGGCGCGCGCGGGCCTGTCGTCCGCCGTCGTGAAGCCGGTGAACCAGACGATCCGCCACTTTCGCAGCATGGCCGAAGGCGACCTGACGACCTCCGTCAAGGTGCGCTCGCGCAACGAGATGGGCCAGTTGCTGCAGGCGCTTTCGCAGATGCGCGACGGCCTTGTCGATACGGTGTCGAAAGTGCGCGGCAGTACCCATTCGATCACGCTCGGCGCGAACGAAATCGCCGCCGGCAACGCGGACCTGTCGAGCCGTACCGAACAGCAGGCAGCCGCGCTTCAGGAGACGGCGGCGAGCATGGAAGAGCTGTCGGCGACCGTCAAGCAGAACACCGACAACGCCAAGCTCGCGAGCCGTCTCGCACAAGGCGCGCTGGACACGGTCGTGCGCGGCAGCGACGTGGTCACGCGCGTGACGAAAACGATGGACGGCATCACGGAATCGTCGCGCAAGGTTGCGGAGATCATCGGCATCATCGAAGGCATCGCGTTTCAGACCAACATCCTCGCGCTGAACGCGGCCGTCGAGGCGGCGCGCGCGGGCGAGCAGGGGCGCGGCTTTGCCGTTGTCGCGTCCGAAGTGCGCGCGCTCGCGCAGCGCTCGGGCGCGGCGGCGAAGGAAATTCGCGAGCTGATCGGCGATTCGACGGCGCAGGTCGCGCAGGGCGCGACGCTCGTCGCCGACGCGCGCAAGACGATGGAGGAAGCGATGAACTCCGTGCAGCGCGTGACGGGCATCATGACGGAAATCGAAGGCGCCGCGCACGAACAGAGCGACGGCATCGAGCAGATCAACAAGGCGATCGGCCAGATCGACGAAGTCACGCAGCAGAACGCGGCGCTCGTCGAGCAGGCCGCGGCCGCCGCGAAAACGCTCGAAGCGCAGGCCGTCGTCCTGCGCGAGGCGGTGGCCGTGTTCCGATTGGAGGACACACGGGTTGCAGTTGATGCCGGATAG